The proteins below come from a single Prolixibacter sp. NT017 genomic window:
- a CDS encoding phosphoenolpyruvate carboxylase: MKTVFTEVRNALGRPYEDLDFLLICFREVLEESGKQDIVPYIPWISSDEQPPEEVLLSNDYIHMLSMSFQLVNLVEVNGAVQSRRAREDRDMSSVNGLWSANFKLLKEKGVTEDQILEVLPNVLVEPVLTAHPTEAKRTVVLQEYRRLYLLLVRRENKMYTHIEREDIRDEIKQILHRLWNIDEIYIEKPRLESELDNILHYFTNVFPDVVVFLDKRLRQAWRESGFDVAKLNDTDLFPGLSFGNWVGGDRDGHPLVTPEITRMTLNKLRIHAFVIVKKELLTLAQKLSIYISLHGAGEVFATRLGQLVSDLGASGEKVLKENQNEIFKAYVMLLLHKLPIDVTQEYNMALEDAENRYRSSEQLVVDLDILSQELESFGIPEIAHVDVGRCKRLLNVFGFHLAQLDIRQNSQYHEKALEQLVAASLGVDVGSESLAEQKDKRQFLDAELKMNRPFLLEHSGTGNEARNVVETLQVVKNHIGRYSSRSIGKLIISMTRNAEDLLTVYLFMREAGLTIEYNNALAAKLPVVPLFETIGDLKASPQILDDYLSHPVVKNSLELQRERTKANALYQDVMVGYSDSNKDGGILASSWFLNEAQRHLTEVGKKHGVIVRFFHGKGGSISRGSGPLHWFIKTLPYGSINGQFRVTEQGETIERKYANLVNAAYNLELMLASVTAQTALHKFLPSGNGDVAGLFRKLGERGQYYYHELISDPDFIQFFSQATPIDVIESSKIGSRPARRTGKRSIEDLRAIPWVFSWAQSRFNITSWFGVGSTLKEMQTNDKEEYAKLCELVKYDPFVRYVMTNLDSSLASTDERIMAKYAALVEDADVRERMMTKMVTEFELTQNMLSDLLKIPIHERRKNHYYSTMLRAEALAHLHDAQIELLSKWRAAKKDNLPDEDQYLFALLQCVNAIANALGTTG; this comes from the coding sequence ATGAAAACTGTATTCACCGAAGTGAGGAACGCGCTGGGAAGGCCTTATGAAGATTTGGATTTTTTGCTGATTTGCTTTCGCGAAGTGCTCGAAGAGAGCGGCAAACAGGATATTGTTCCTTACATTCCCTGGATTAGTTCCGATGAACAACCTCCCGAAGAAGTACTTCTGAGTAACGATTACATTCACATGCTTTCAATGAGCTTTCAACTGGTTAACCTGGTTGAAGTGAATGGAGCTGTTCAAAGCCGGCGAGCCAGGGAAGATCGGGATATGAGTTCGGTTAACGGATTATGGTCAGCGAATTTCAAATTGCTGAAGGAAAAAGGAGTCACGGAAGACCAAATTCTGGAAGTATTGCCCAATGTGCTGGTCGAGCCTGTATTGACAGCACATCCTACTGAGGCAAAACGGACCGTAGTGTTACAGGAATACCGCCGGTTGTACCTGTTGTTGGTTCGTCGTGAAAACAAGATGTACACCCACATCGAACGGGAGGATATCCGCGATGAGATCAAACAAATTCTGCACCGGTTGTGGAACATCGATGAGATTTATATCGAAAAGCCCCGGTTGGAGTCGGAGCTCGATAATATTCTGCACTACTTCACGAATGTTTTCCCAGACGTCGTGGTATTTCTGGATAAGCGGTTGCGGCAGGCCTGGCGAGAATCCGGATTTGATGTAGCTAAGCTGAATGATACTGATTTGTTTCCGGGATTGTCGTTTGGAAACTGGGTAGGAGGTGACCGTGACGGCCATCCGCTGGTAACGCCCGAAATTACCCGGATGACGCTGAATAAACTGCGTATTCATGCCTTTGTGATTGTCAAGAAAGAGCTGCTCACACTGGCCCAAAAGCTGAGTATTTATATCAGTTTGCACGGAGCCGGCGAAGTGTTTGCCACACGGTTAGGGCAGTTGGTTTCAGATTTGGGGGCGTCAGGAGAAAAGGTGCTGAAGGAAAACCAAAACGAGATATTCAAAGCATACGTCATGTTGTTGCTGCACAAGTTGCCTATCGATGTTACACAGGAATACAACATGGCACTGGAAGATGCTGAAAACCGGTATCGCTCCTCCGAACAACTGGTCGTTGATTTAGACATTCTCTCACAGGAACTGGAAAGTTTCGGCATTCCCGAAATTGCACACGTCGATGTAGGACGATGCAAGCGACTGCTCAATGTATTCGGTTTTCATCTGGCGCAGCTCGATATTCGTCAGAATAGTCAGTACCATGAAAAAGCGCTGGAACAGTTAGTTGCTGCGTCTTTGGGCGTGGATGTCGGGTCAGAATCACTTGCTGAACAAAAAGACAAACGTCAGTTTTTGGATGCAGAATTGAAGATGAATCGCCCGTTTTTGCTGGAACATTCTGGAACCGGCAACGAGGCACGCAATGTCGTCGAGACACTACAGGTCGTGAAGAATCACATCGGTCGCTATAGCTCACGCTCCATTGGTAAGCTCATCATCAGTATGACCCGAAATGCCGAAGATTTGCTCACGGTTTACCTCTTCATGCGCGAAGCTGGACTCACGATTGAATACAACAATGCGCTGGCAGCCAAACTGCCGGTGGTACCGCTTTTCGAAACCATCGGTGACCTGAAGGCCAGCCCGCAGATTCTGGACGACTATCTGAGCCATCCGGTGGTGAAGAACAGTCTGGAGCTGCAGCGCGAACGTACTAAAGCCAATGCCCTCTATCAGGACGTGATGGTCGGGTACAGCGACAGTAACAAAGATGGTGGTATTTTGGCCAGCTCGTGGTTTTTGAATGAAGCCCAGCGCCATCTCACAGAAGTGGGAAAGAAGCATGGAGTGATCGTCCGGTTTTTCCACGGTAAGGGAGGAAGTATCAGTCGTGGTTCAGGGCCGTTGCACTGGTTCATCAAAACCTTGCCATACGGTTCCATTAACGGACAATTCCGGGTAACCGAACAGGGCGAGACCATCGAGCGGAAATATGCCAACCTGGTTAACGCGGCTTACAACCTCGAGTTGATGCTGGCGAGTGTCACTGCACAGACAGCGTTGCACAAGTTTCTTCCTTCCGGGAATGGAGATGTGGCCGGTTTGTTCCGCAAGTTGGGAGAGCGCGGACAGTATTATTACCATGAGTTGATTTCGGATCCTGATTTCATTCAATTCTTCTCGCAGGCTACTCCCATTGATGTGATTGAATCGAGTAAGATTGGCTCGCGACCGGCCCGTCGTACGGGTAAGCGTTCCATCGAGGATTTGCGGGCCATCCCGTGGGTATTCAGCTGGGCGCAGTCGCGATTCAATATTACCAGCTGGTTTGGGGTGGGCTCTACGCTGAAAGAGATGCAGACCAACGATAAGGAGGAGTATGCGAAACTGTGTGAGTTAGTAAAATACGATCCCTTCGTGCGGTATGTAATGACCAATCTCGACTCGAGTCTGGCCTCGACCGATGAACGTATCATGGCGAAATATGCTGCCCTGGTAGAAGATGCCGATGTCCGGGAACGGATGATGACTAAGATGGTAACCGAGTTCGAGTTGACCCAAAATATGCTTTCTGATCTGTTGAAAATCCCCATTCATGAACGCCGGAAGAATCACTATTATTCCACCATGCTTCGTGCAGAAGCCCTGGCACACCTACATGATGCGCAGATTGAGCTGCTCAGCAAATGGCGGGCTGCTAAAAAGGACAACCTTCCGGATGAAGACCAGTACCTCTTCGCGCTCCTTCAGTGTGTGAATGCCATTGCCAATGCATTGGGAACGACGGGATAA
- a CDS encoding DoxX family protein, whose translation MKTNKIIYWISTAFLSLFMLFSAYSYLTNPDMKAAFVHLGFPGYFRVELAIAKILGSLVLLVPMIPALFKQFAYAGFTITFVSAFVAHTSSGDPSSVAIMPVIALAILAVSYLFYRKTQLKTALS comes from the coding sequence ATGAAAACAAACAAGATTATTTACTGGATTTCGACGGCTTTTTTGAGTCTGTTCATGCTCTTTAGTGCATACAGTTATTTGACCAACCCAGATATGAAAGCCGCGTTTGTGCACCTCGGTTTTCCTGGTTATTTCCGTGTGGAATTAGCAATTGCCAAGATTCTCGGTTCACTCGTACTACTTGTCCCGATGATTCCCGCATTGTTCAAGCAATTTGCCTACGCCGGATTTACCATCACGTTCGTGTCGGCTTTTGTCGCTCACACATCCAGTGGTGACCCGAGCTCGGTAGCCATTATGCCGGTTATTGCGTTGGCTATTCTGGCGGTTTCCTATTTGTTCTACCGGAAAACGCAGTTAAAAACTGCATTGAGCTAG
- a CDS encoding NAD(P)H-dependent oxidoreductase translates to MNLNDNLKWRYATKKMNGKAVPEEKLQYILEAAQLAPSSSGLQPYSVLVISNKELKEKMKPIAWDQSQLTDASHVLVFAAWENYTEEKIKEVFSRTIKERGLPETAMDAYRERLWGMYSQMPEEWHFHHAAKQAYIAFGLAIAAAAEQKVDATPMEGFDAAAMDELLNLKEKGLRSVTILPLGYRDENNDWLVNMKKVRTPKDQLFIELN, encoded by the coding sequence ATGAATTTAAATGATAACCTGAAATGGCGTTATGCCACCAAGAAAATGAATGGCAAAGCCGTTCCTGAAGAAAAACTACAATATATCCTGGAAGCCGCCCAGTTGGCGCCGTCTTCCTCAGGGCTGCAACCCTACTCGGTTTTGGTGATTAGCAATAAAGAACTGAAAGAGAAGATGAAACCGATTGCCTGGGACCAAAGTCAACTTACCGATGCATCACATGTTTTGGTTTTTGCCGCCTGGGAAAATTATACCGAAGAGAAAATCAAAGAGGTATTCAGCCGTACGATTAAAGAACGTGGTTTGCCCGAGACAGCGATGGATGCCTACCGGGAACGGCTGTGGGGCATGTACTCACAAATGCCGGAAGAGTGGCACTTCCACCACGCTGCCAAGCAGGCATATATCGCCTTTGGATTGGCCATTGCTGCTGCCGCTGAACAAAAAGTAGATGCCACTCCGATGGAAGGTTTCGACGCTGCTGCCATGGATGAGTTGCTCAACCTGAAAGAAAAAGGATTGCGCAGTGTAACAATTCTGCCGCTGGGTTACCGCGACGAAAACAACGACTGGCTGGTGAATATGAAAAAGGTACGTACGCCGAAAGACCAGCTATTTATCGAGCTGAATTAG
- a CDS encoding helix-turn-helix domain-containing protein — MACDASVLAEVKLCSGNYVMAVNDTMNVISGKWKLPIIGSLLYGKKRFKELERDIAKITPRMLSKELKDLEMNSIVKRTVHNTIPVTVEYELTESGRRFKNVLDVMVEWGLEHRQDVMSEITGGK, encoded by the coding sequence ATGGCATGTGATGCATCAGTATTAGCCGAGGTGAAATTGTGTTCCGGCAACTATGTGATGGCAGTGAACGACACGATGAATGTCATCAGTGGCAAATGGAAACTGCCGATTATCGGTTCATTGCTTTATGGAAAAAAACGATTCAAAGAGTTGGAGCGGGATATCGCAAAAATAACACCCCGCATGCTTTCGAAAGAGTTAAAGGATCTGGAGATGAACAGCATTGTGAAACGAACAGTGCACAACACCATCCCGGTAACGGTGGAGTATGAATTGACTGAATCGGGCCGCCGCTTTAAAAATGTGTTGGATGTAATGGTGGAGTGGGGACTTGAACACCGCCAGGATGTGATGAGTGAAATTACAGGCGGGAAATGA
- a CDS encoding GNAT family N-acetyltransferase, with product MLRFKTARLNIRDVEESDFNDLLRIYNRKENMQYVSDGNYRWSKEQLSRKYRKFNQHIKNGYGIFAVELKDTNQIIGEAGLFNSFDNLSVLELGYIIDFAFWQQGYGTEICQGLIDYAFSTLKTERLIARMYAANQASVLVSEKCGMKRVKIGFTSDGQEFLEYAIKC from the coding sequence ATGCTTCGATTCAAAACGGCCCGATTAAACATTCGCGATGTAGAAGAAAGTGACTTCAACGACCTTCTTCGCATCTACAACCGGAAGGAAAACATGCAATATGTTTCCGATGGCAACTATCGCTGGTCGAAAGAACAGCTTTCCAGGAAGTATCGAAAATTCAACCAACACATAAAAAATGGCTACGGCATATTCGCGGTAGAATTAAAAGATACCAACCAAATCATCGGTGAGGCTGGTCTGTTTAATTCCTTCGACAATTTATCGGTACTGGAGCTGGGCTACATCATCGACTTCGCTTTTTGGCAACAAGGTTACGGGACGGAGATTTGCCAGGGCTTAATCGATTATGCTTTTAGTACCCTGAAAACAGAACGCTTAATTGCCCGGATGTATGCAGCCAATCAAGCTTCGGTTCTCGTTTCCGAGAAATGTGGCATGAAGAGGGTCAAAATCGGGTTTACTTCGGATGGACAGGAGTTTCTAGAGTATGCTATCAAATGTTAG
- a CDS encoding C1 family peptidase has product MKLAETNQLVGTGWLPPLPDLRDYTEKKPEIAAMAKKLKLPKGKELKALPAKVDLREWCSPVENQKNLGACTAHAAAGIIEYFEKKANNKYIDASRLFIYKTTRNLMQVTGDTGAWLRNTMGALVLCGVPDEKFWPYTDAKPEFDKEPGSFVYAIADDYKAMKYFCHDPQGANIQGDDVLLGVKKYLAAGIPSMFGFWGFASFDSCDVVGGIPYPCPGEQAEWGHAIVAVGYDDSKKLKNTKCNKTTTGALLIRNSWGATWGEQGYGWMPYDYVTNKLATDFWSLLNMAWVETGQFGI; this is encoded by the coding sequence GTGAAATTAGCTGAGACCAATCAGTTGGTTGGCACCGGATGGTTGCCGCCGTTGCCCGATCTGCGGGACTATACCGAAAAGAAACCGGAAATAGCTGCTATGGCTAAAAAGCTGAAACTGCCGAAAGGAAAAGAGTTGAAAGCGCTTCCTGCTAAAGTTGATTTGCGGGAATGGTGCTCTCCGGTGGAAAACCAGAAAAATCTGGGGGCATGCACGGCACATGCGGCAGCCGGAATTATTGAATATTTCGAGAAAAAAGCGAACAATAAATATATCGACGCATCGAGGCTGTTTATTTATAAAACTACGCGAAACCTGATGCAAGTAACGGGCGATACCGGAGCCTGGTTGCGAAACACCATGGGGGCGCTGGTTCTTTGCGGTGTCCCGGACGAGAAATTCTGGCCTTATACGGATGCTAAACCGGAGTTCGATAAAGAGCCGGGTAGTTTTGTGTATGCCATTGCCGATGATTACAAAGCGATGAAATATTTCTGCCACGATCCGCAGGGTGCTAATATTCAGGGGGATGATGTCTTGCTTGGTGTGAAGAAATACCTGGCGGCGGGAATCCCTTCGATGTTTGGCTTCTGGGGATTTGCCTCGTTTGATTCGTGTGATGTAGTTGGTGGAATTCCATATCCGTGTCCGGGAGAACAGGCAGAATGGGGACATGCCATTGTAGCGGTTGGTTACGACGACAGCAAGAAACTGAAGAATACAAAGTGCAATAAAACCACGACGGGTGCGCTACTCATCCGGAACTCGTGGGGAGCAACCTGGGGTGAGCAAGGCTACGGCTGGATGCCCTATGATTATGTGACGAATAAACTGGCCACCGATTTCTGGTCGTTACTGAATATGGCCTGGGTGGAAACCGGTCAGTTTGGGATTTGA
- a CDS encoding NAD-dependent epimerase/dehydratase family protein codes for MPTILVTGANGLLATHIIIELLENGYQVKGLLRNRRKFQYPAHPNLELIESDITDSPSVRNALAGCESVIHVAALTAQNFLRYDAYEKVNVQASEELVKLAIEAKIKRFVYVSSANAFGYGSKENPGNETTPMKAPFTSSFYAKSKQEAQMRVLTYRDQMEVVVVNPTFMLGAYDGKPSSGQIIFMGYHKPVIFYPPGGKNFVHVADVSEGTVRALENGIAGEAYLLANENLSYREFFRQLAELTERNPVLIPIPKFMLIAAGYLGDLLRFVNYPVSFSSVNMRSLCLHNYYNNEKASKQLGMTFRPVKQAIKEAVQWFRSKDMLS; via the coding sequence ATGCCAACCATATTAGTCACCGGTGCCAATGGTCTGTTGGCCACCCACATTATCATCGAATTACTTGAGAACGGGTACCAGGTAAAAGGCTTGTTGCGTAACCGCCGAAAGTTTCAATACCCCGCTCACCCGAATCTCGAGCTCATCGAGAGCGATATCACCGACTCTCCTTCCGTAAGAAATGCTTTAGCAGGATGCGAGTCAGTCATTCATGTGGCAGCGCTAACGGCTCAAAACTTCCTCCGTTATGATGCTTATGAAAAAGTGAATGTTCAGGCTTCCGAAGAGCTCGTCAAGCTGGCAATCGAAGCAAAAATCAAACGGTTCGTTTACGTCAGTTCAGCCAATGCGTTTGGTTACGGAAGCAAGGAAAATCCCGGAAACGAAACGACTCCCATGAAAGCCCCATTTACTTCCTCTTTCTACGCAAAAAGCAAACAGGAAGCACAAATGCGGGTTTTGACCTACCGGGATCAAATGGAAGTTGTAGTCGTCAACCCGACATTTATGCTAGGCGCTTACGACGGAAAACCCAGCTCCGGACAAATCATTTTCATGGGCTACCACAAACCGGTCATTTTTTATCCGCCGGGAGGGAAAAACTTCGTACATGTAGCCGACGTGTCCGAAGGAACCGTACGGGCACTGGAAAATGGAATTGCCGGCGAAGCATACCTCCTGGCCAATGAAAACCTCTCCTACCGGGAATTCTTTCGTCAACTGGCAGAACTCACCGAACGCAACCCAGTTCTGATACCGATTCCCAAATTCATGTTAATCGCAGCAGGATATCTTGGCGATCTGCTTCGTTTTGTCAACTACCCGGTCAGTTTCTCGTCCGTCAATATGCGGAGCCTTTGCTTACACAATTACTACAACAACGAGAAAGCGAGCAAACAACTGGGCATGACCTTTCGTCCGGTTAAGCAGGCAATAAAAGAAGCGGTCCAATGGTTCCGGAGTAAGGACATGCTCAGTTAA
- a CDS encoding SDR family oxidoreductase encodes MTTETGESFALLTGASQGLGKHMALELAKRQFNTILVALPNENIQSIAKQCRALGVKAYYYETDLTKKENLLALTHWLNENFNISILINNAGLGGTESFHETNVDFVDRIIQLNIRATAMITHQLLPNMMQQKQAYILNVSSMASFCPMAYKAVYSASKRFIQHFSRSLHQELKHSHVFVSVVHPGPMKTNNDVTQRIKRQGILGKIGLLSPEEVARRSIHQLLKKKSFILLGWSNRLSWLFMRFVPTWIKFPMLNRAFRRESKFQIE; translated from the coding sequence ATGACAACAGAAACGGGTGAATCATTTGCCCTTTTGACCGGTGCCAGTCAAGGACTGGGGAAACACATGGCTTTAGAGCTGGCCAAAAGACAATTTAATACCATTCTGGTAGCATTACCCAACGAAAACATCCAAAGCATTGCCAAACAGTGCAGAGCTCTTGGGGTGAAAGCTTATTATTATGAAACAGACCTGACGAAGAAGGAGAATCTTTTGGCGCTCACCCACTGGCTTAATGAAAATTTCAACATCAGTATTCTCATCAACAATGCTGGTTTGGGAGGAACGGAAAGTTTCCATGAAACCAACGTCGATTTTGTCGACCGCATCATTCAGCTGAATATTCGCGCCACCGCCATGATTACCCACCAGTTGCTACCCAATATGATGCAGCAAAAGCAAGCCTATATCCTCAACGTCTCCAGTATGGCTTCGTTTTGTCCGATGGCTTACAAAGCCGTTTATTCAGCATCCAAACGCTTCATTCAACACTTTTCCCGCAGCCTCCATCAGGAGCTAAAACATAGTCATGTATTCGTCAGTGTTGTTCACCCCGGCCCGATGAAAACCAACAACGACGTCACGCAACGTATCAAACGACAAGGAATACTGGGAAAAATCGGACTGCTTTCGCCGGAAGAAGTTGCCAGAAGAAGCATTCATCAGTTGCTGAAGAAGAAATCGTTTATTCTGTTGGGCTGGAGCAATCGTCTGAGCTGGCTTTTCATGCGCTTTGTCCCGACGTGGATCAAGTTTCCCATGCTGAACCGGGCTTTCCGGCGCGAATCGAAATTTCAAATTGAATAG
- a CDS encoding TrkH family potassium uptake protein has protein sequence MKDINFKLVTNTLGIALIFESMFMLVDIPISLLYGGTNVYAIAWSFLITLAAGGTMVLSTYRNLVKEPGLRDSFLVVVLVWIFIALFGTLPYLLSQSIPRFVDAFFETVSGFTTTGSSILVDIEGLSKGILFWRAETHWIGGMGIIVLVIAIMPYFRVGGQHLMIAEGSFFGVDKIKPRFIDVAKRLWFIYLVLTVAETILLMAGGMDWFDSVCHSFATVATGGFSTKNTSAMQFSPYIQYVLIVFMALSGMNFSLHYFFFHKKWKAVFKNEEFRLYWGILILVSLFLANEVRHFYHGDLEEAFRQSLFQVVSIITATGFSSADYSQWPPMAILVIFFIMFIGASVGSTGGGIKVARHLIMFKNARRIFHKMISRHSVVQVRYNKQVVSERVILSIYSFVFIYFLTFLIGSIIMMSTGLDYKSALSSVITTLGGIGPGLGKVGPANNFSGITDFGKYYLSFNMILGRLEILSVLAIFTPSFYKT, from the coding sequence ATGAAGGATATAAACTTTAAACTGGTAACCAATACGCTGGGCATTGCTTTGATTTTTGAAAGCATGTTCATGCTTGTCGATATTCCCATCTCGCTTTTGTATGGAGGTACCAATGTGTATGCTATTGCCTGGTCATTTCTGATTACGCTGGCAGCAGGCGGTACAATGGTGCTGTCGACCTATCGTAACCTTGTGAAAGAGCCCGGTTTGCGGGACAGCTTCCTGGTGGTGGTGCTGGTTTGGATTTTCATTGCATTGTTTGGAACATTGCCCTACCTGCTGAGTCAGTCGATTCCCCGCTTTGTCGATGCATTTTTCGAGACGGTTTCGGGATTCACCACAACTGGTTCATCTATTCTGGTCGACATCGAAGGATTGTCGAAAGGCATTCTGTTCTGGCGTGCCGAAACGCACTGGATTGGTGGTATGGGAATTATTGTGCTGGTAATTGCCATCATGCCTTATTTCAGGGTGGGAGGACAGCATTTGATGATTGCTGAAGGTTCCTTTTTCGGTGTCGACAAAATCAAGCCCCGCTTCATCGATGTGGCCAAGCGTTTGTGGTTTATCTACCTCGTGCTGACGGTGGCCGAAACCATTTTACTAATGGCAGGCGGCATGGATTGGTTCGATTCGGTGTGCCACTCTTTTGCGACGGTGGCTACCGGTGGTTTTTCTACGAAGAACACCAGTGCCATGCAGTTTTCGCCGTACATTCAGTATGTGCTGATTGTTTTTATGGCCCTTTCGGGAATGAATTTCTCACTGCACTATTTCTTCTTCCATAAAAAGTGGAAAGCCGTGTTTAAAAACGAAGAGTTCCGCTTGTACTGGGGAATTCTCATCCTGGTTTCTCTTTTTCTGGCGAATGAAGTACGTCATTTTTACCATGGCGACCTGGAAGAAGCTTTCCGGCAATCGCTCTTCCAGGTAGTCTCCATCATTACCGCAACCGGATTTTCGTCGGCTGATTACAGTCAGTGGCCGCCCATGGCCATCCTGGTGATCTTCTTTATCATGTTTATCGGGGCCAGCGTGGGGTCGACCGGTGGAGGAATTAAGGTCGCACGACATTTGATCATGTTTAAGAATGCGCGACGTATCTTTCATAAAATGATAAGCCGCCACTCCGTAGTCCAGGTTCGGTACAATAAACAGGTGGTTAGCGAGCGTGTGATCCTGAGCATCTATTCCTTTGTTTTCATTTATTTCCTGACCTTCCTGATTGGTTCCATCATCATGATGAGCACAGGCCTCGACTATAAATCGGCGTTAAGTAGTGTGATTACCACGCTGGGCGGAATTGGTCCGGGACTGGGCAAGGTGGGACCCGCCAACAACTTTTCCGGAATAACCGATTTTGGGAAATACTACCTTTCGTTTAATATGATACTGGGCCGTCTGGAGATTCTTTCGGTACTGGCCATCTTCACACCGTCTTTCTATAAAACCTGA
- a CDS encoding oxidoreductase produces the protein MRTAVIAGASGLVGKELVYYLSGSPEYSRIHLLVRRQMETPGDKIIEHLIDFEQLVDFSLEERIDDVYCALGTTMKKAGSKDAFRRVDLEYVVTLAKRAKELGAHRFLVVSSMGADPKSMFFYNRIKGKMEKAIRKVGMETTVIVRPSLLLGDRKEKRFGEEFSAVLMKILRPLIPKKYRAVSAGKVAGSMYHMALTASPGLHILESNEIQDME, from the coding sequence ATGAGAACAGCAGTTATTGCCGGAGCATCCGGCCTGGTAGGTAAAGAACTTGTTTATTATCTTTCCGGTTCGCCGGAATATAGCCGTATTCATTTATTGGTTCGTCGCCAAATGGAAACTCCGGGCGATAAAATCATCGAACACCTGATTGATTTTGAACAGCTGGTGGATTTCTCCCTGGAAGAGCGCATCGACGACGTGTATTGTGCGCTGGGCACGACTATGAAAAAAGCCGGCAGCAAAGACGCTTTCCGGAGAGTGGACCTCGAATACGTCGTCACGCTGGCCAAAAGAGCCAAAGAACTGGGTGCACACCGCTTCCTGGTCGTCAGTTCCATGGGAGCCGATCCTAAATCGATGTTTTTCTACAACCGCATTAAAGGAAAAATGGAGAAGGCCATCCGGAAAGTCGGAATGGAGACCACGGTTATCGTCCGTCCTTCCCTTTTATTAGGCGACCGTAAGGAGAAACGGTTTGGCGAAGAGTTCAGTGCCGTGTTGATGAAAATTCTTCGCCCGCTCATTCCGAAGAAATACCGTGCCGTATCAGCCGGGAAAGTAGCCGGAAGCATGTATCACATGGCGCTAACTGCCAGTCCGGGATTGCACATTCTGGAATCGAACGAAATTCAGGATATGGAATAA
- a CDS encoding DUF819 family protein, translated as MLLLKQILLVIFYLFSPLLVLHLNHRYKFVNKLGAVVVAYLVGLLLGNLPILPEGSHAIQDTITAIVIPLAIPLMLFSSNLRDAMHLARRTMIAMIIGIFSVTVVVVIGYLTLRGQEDDLWKIAGMLIGVYTGGTPNLASLKFMLGVDDTHYLITHTSDLIISGAYFFFLISVGQRVFNWVLPVTPKVAAIDGDFNDLDGTDPYWGMLKRDKYIPLLKAFALAVAIFAVAGGASFLFPESYQVPVVMLLITTLGLAASFVPAFNRIEKSFELGMYLVLVFSVVVASMVSIPDLINGAPTLFYYVSMVIFGSLVLQVILSRIFKIDTDTVIITSTALICSPPFVPVVAGALHNRRIVVPGLTVGIIGYAIGNYLGFVIAELLKNW; from the coding sequence ATGTTGCTCCTGAAACAAATTCTGTTGGTTATCTTTTATTTATTTTCTCCGCTGTTGGTTCTGCACCTGAATCATCGATACAAGTTTGTCAATAAGCTTGGTGCGGTGGTCGTGGCTTACCTCGTCGGATTGTTACTGGGTAACCTGCCGATTTTACCTGAAGGAAGCCATGCGATTCAGGATACCATCACAGCTATCGTTATTCCGCTGGCCATTCCGCTGATGCTTTTTTCCTCCAATTTGAGGGATGCAATGCATTTGGCCCGGCGTACCATGATTGCGATGATAATTGGTATTTTCAGCGTGACGGTGGTTGTGGTCATTGGTTACCTGACGTTACGGGGACAAGAGGACGATTTGTGGAAGATTGCCGGCATGTTGATTGGCGTTTATACCGGGGGCACGCCGAACCTCGCTTCCCTGAAATTTATGTTGGGAGTAGACGATACGCATTATCTCATTACGCACACCAGCGACTTGATTATTTCGGGAGCCTATTTCTTTTTCCTGATTTCGGTTGGGCAGCGTGTTTTTAACTGGGTGTTGCCGGTTACCCCGAAAGTCGCTGCTATCGATGGTGATTTCAACGATTTGGATGGAACCGACCCTTACTGGGGCATGCTGAAGCGTGATAAGTACATTCCGTTGCTGAAGGCATTTGCGTTGGCTGTTGCTATTTTCGCGGTAGCAGGAGGTGCGTCTTTCCTGTTTCCGGAGAGCTACCAGGTGCCGGTGGTGATGTTGCTGATTACGACGTTGGGACTGGCTGCTTCGTTTGTGCCAGCGTTTAACCGCATCGAGAAATCGTTTGAGCTGGGCATGTACCTGGTGCTGGTGTTTAGCGTGGTGGTCGCTTCCATGGTGAGTATCCCCGACCTGATTAACGGCGCACCAACGCTTTTTTACTACGTCTCGATGGTAATTTTCGGTTCGCTCGTTTTGCAGGTCATCCTGTCACGCATTTTCAAAATCGACACCGATACAGTAATCATCACCAGCACGGCATTGATTTGCAGTCCGCCCTTTGTTCCGGTTGTCGCCGGAGCGCTTCACAACCGCCGCATTGTGGTTCCCGGCCTGACCGTTGGTATTATCGGCTACGCCATAGGTAACTACCTCGGCTTTGTAATTGCCGAGTTGCTGAAGAACTGGTAA